The region ggagacaTTACCTGTATGGGTTTTATTATAAGGTATTCATAGATCATCGTAATCGTCAACATGTGTTCAATTAGCAAGATCTAAATTTGAGGCAACGTAGGTGGATGGAATTTCTCGAGGATTATGACATTACCATTTTTATCATTCGAGcaaggctaatgtggtagctaATGTGTTGAGCCAAAAGGCAGTAAGTATAGGTAGCTTGGCGCGTTTGATTGTTGAGGAGTCCTTTAGCTATGGACGTTCATTCTTTGGCTAATATTATGGTGAGGCTTGATGTTCCGGAACCTGGCAAGGTTCTAGCTTGTGTTGAGGTGAGGTGTTCTTTTTTGGAGCAGATTATGGCTCAGCAGTTTGAGGATGTGAAATTGTGCAAGATTCGAGACCAAGTGTTAAGTGGAGAGGCCAAGGAGCCAATTCTTTATGATGAGggtgttttgaggattaagAAGCGCATTTGCATTCCTCGTGTGGGTGGTTTGAATAAGATGATTATAGAGAAGTCTCACAGTTCCAGATATTCCATCCATCCCAGtgctactaagatgtatcgtgacttgAGACAGCATTATTGGTGGTGTAAGATGAAGAGGGACATTGTAGAGTTAATTTCTCAGTGTTTGAATAGCCAGAAGGTTAAATATGAGCATCAGAGACCGAGTGGTATGACTCATAGGATACCCATTCCctagtggaagtgggagagaatAACTATGGATATCGTGGTTAGTCTACCAAAGACATTGGGCAAGTTTGATGTCATTTTGGCTATTGTGGATAGGTTTACTAAGTCCGCGCGCTTCATTTCGGTCCGGAGCTACCCTCTGATTCGAGAGAAGTTAGCAAGGATCTACATTAGAGAgttgtcagattgcatggggtGCCCATTTCTACCATTTGCAGTCAGAGGTACTAAGTTCACTTCCCACTTCTGGAGGACTTTGCAGAAGGAATTGGGGAATCAGTTGGATCTTAGTACTGCTTTTCACCCGGAGATAGATGGTCAGTCCAAACGGACTATTCAGGTGTTAGAGGACATATTGCGGGCTTGTGTGATCGaatttggtggtcattgggaccagttcttgcTTTTGCCGGTGTTGCATAGTACAACAGTTATCTTTCAAGCATTGACATGGCTCCATTTGAGGCTCTGTATAGTAGGAGATGTCGTTCCtgattgggtggtttgatgcattcgaggtgagaccttggggtACCAATTTGCTGAGAAAGTCATTAGATAAAGTGAAGTTGATACAAGAAAAGCTCTTTGCGGCTCAAAGTAGACAAAAGAAGTATGCGGACTGGAAGGTTCGGGATTTGGAGCTCATGGTTGGTGATCAGATTCTATGGAAGGTtgcacccatgaagggtgtgatgataTTTAGGAAGAAGAGCAAGATAAGCCCGACGTTtattggcccatttgagattcttCATCGTGTAGgtgaggtggcttatgagttggccttgccacCAAGCTTAGAGGGTCTTCACCCGGTTGTCCATGTTTTTATGTCGAAGAAGTATCATTCTGACTGGTTGTATATCATCCAGTGGGACTCGGTATTGTTCGATGAGAATATGCCCTTTGAAAAGGAGCCGGTAGCAATATTAGATAGGAAAGTgagaaagttgaggtcaaaggagaTAGCTTCAGTTTAGGTGTAATGGAAACACCGTCCAgctgaggaggctacttgggagactgagtctgaTATGCGCAGCAGATATCCCCAGCTATTTACCGATTCAGGTACCTTTCTCTTCATTTCTTCTCCGATC is a window of Lycium ferocissimum isolate CSIRO_LF1 chromosome 12, AGI_CSIRO_Lferr_CH_V1, whole genome shotgun sequence DNA encoding:
- the LOC132039224 gene encoding uncharacterized protein LOC132039224 codes for the protein MVGDQILWKVAPMKGVMIFRKKSKISPTFIGPFEILHRVGEVAYELALPPSLEGLHPVVHVFMSKKYHSDWLYIIQWDSVLFDENMPFEKEPVAILDRKVRKLRSKEIASV